A DNA window from Streptomyces canus contains the following coding sequences:
- a CDS encoding ATP-binding protein → MCEEHRAEATPELAVAHPRAPSRPCRPAEARRAVERAVSERCRTTHSSCDAQALSDALLVASELTTNAILHGGGITDFHVDVGGRGVCLSVSDRSAELPVAKEPVDPQGRWRPGGHGWPIVCRLARDVRVTDLPSGGKCITAVVPLS, encoded by the coding sequence ATGTGCGAGGAGCACAGGGCCGAAGCCACCCCCGAACTCGCCGTCGCGCACCCGCGCGCGCCGTCACGGCCGTGCCGGCCGGCCGAGGCACGCCGGGCGGTCGAGCGGGCCGTGTCCGAGCGCTGCCGCACCACGCACAGCTCGTGCGATGCGCAGGCCCTCTCGGACGCGCTGCTCGTCGCCTCCGAACTCACCACCAACGCGATCCTGCACGGCGGCGGCATCACCGACTTCCACGTCGACGTCGGGGGCCGGGGCGTGTGCCTGTCGGTCAGCGACCGCAGCGCCGAGCTGCCCGTTGCCAAGGAGCCCGTCGACCCGCAGGGCAGGTGGCGGCCCGGCGGCCACGGCTGGCCGATCGTCTGCCGACTCGCCCGCGACGTCCGCGTGACCGACCTGCCCTCGGGCGGGAAGTGCATCACCGCCGTGGTGCCTCTGAGCTGA
- a CDS encoding aminotransferase class I/II-fold pyridoxal phosphate-dependent enzyme — protein MTVDHTQAPVLEALADYHRRGHLSFTPPGHKQARGADPAVRETLGDAVFLGDVLASGGLDDRLTRGRVLERAEELMADAVHAEHTFFTTCGSSLSVKAAMLAVAGPHEKLLIGRDAHKSVVSGLILSGIEPVWIEPRWDAERHLAHPPSAAEYERAFEAHPDAKGALVTSPTPYGSCAALEDIAEVCHRRSVPLIVDEAWGAHLPFHPDLPSWAMDAGADICVTSIHKMGSGLEQGSVFHLRGDLVPADLLKMRADLLGTTSPSVLLYAGLDGWRRQMALQGKELMGGALDLAARVHSAIEEIDGMHVDDRDDFCGPGLADDVDPLPGVIDLEGLGITGFQAADWLREHRHIDAHLTDHRRIGMQITHGDDEETTGELLAALRELARAAPEWGPAPRVEVPPPSELRMEQVRLPRDAFFGPAESVPVAEAAGRIAAEMITPYPPGIPAVLPGELLTEPVLEYLRTGLAAGMNLPDPADAELETIRVVNASAE, from the coding sequence ATGACTGTCGACCACACCCAAGCACCCGTACTGGAAGCCCTGGCCGACTACCACCGGCGGGGACACCTGTCGTTCACGCCGCCGGGACACAAACAGGCCCGTGGGGCCGACCCTGCGGTCCGGGAGACACTGGGTGACGCGGTCTTCCTCGGGGACGTGCTCGCGTCGGGCGGTCTGGACGACCGGCTGACGCGGGGGCGGGTGCTGGAGCGGGCCGAGGAACTGATGGCCGACGCCGTGCACGCCGAGCACACGTTCTTCACCACGTGCGGGAGTTCCCTCTCGGTGAAGGCGGCGATGCTGGCCGTCGCGGGTCCGCACGAGAAGCTGCTGATCGGGCGGGACGCCCACAAGTCGGTGGTGTCCGGGCTGATCCTGTCGGGGATCGAACCGGTCTGGATCGAGCCGCGGTGGGACGCCGAACGCCACCTGGCGCACCCGCCGTCCGCCGCGGAGTACGAGCGGGCCTTCGAAGCCCATCCCGACGCGAAGGGCGCCCTGGTCACCAGCCCGACGCCCTACGGCAGTTGCGCGGCCCTAGAGGACATCGCCGAGGTCTGCCACCGCCGGTCCGTCCCGTTGATCGTGGACGAGGCGTGGGGCGCGCACCTGCCCTTTCATCCCGATCTGCCGTCCTGGGCCATGGATGCGGGCGCCGACATCTGTGTGACCAGCATCCACAAGATGGGCAGCGGTCTGGAGCAGGGGTCGGTCTTCCATCTGCGGGGCGATCTCGTCCCGGCGGATCTGCTGAAGATGCGCGCCGACCTGCTGGGCACCACCAGTCCCTCGGTGCTGCTGTACGCCGGCCTGGACGGCTGGCGCCGGCAGATGGCTCTGCAGGGCAAGGAGTTGATGGGCGGGGCGCTGGATCTCGCGGCGCGGGTCCATTCCGCGATCGAGGAGATCGACGGGATGCACGTCGACGACCGCGACGACTTCTGCGGGCCCGGCCTGGCCGACGATGTCGATCCGCTGCCCGGTGTCATCGACCTCGAGGGACTGGGGATCACCGGATTCCAGGCCGCGGACTGGCTGCGCGAGCACCGGCACATCGACGCCCACCTCACGGACCACCGGCGGATCGGGATGCAGATCACCCACGGCGACGACGAGGAGACGACCGGCGAGTTGCTCGCGGCGCTCAGGGAACTCGCCCGGGCGGCGCCTGAGTGGGGCCCCGCCCCACGGGTGGAGGTACCGCCGCCGTCCGAGCTGCGGATGGAGCAGGTCAGGCTTCCCCGGGACGCGTTCTTCGGTCCGGCCGAGAGCGTGCCGGTCGCCGAGGCCGCCGGGCGGATCGCGGCCGAGATGATCACGCCGTATCCGCCGGGGATCCCGGCCGTGCTGCCCGGTGAACTGCTGACCGAGCCCGTGCTGGAATATCTGCGGACCGGATTGGCCGCGGGCATGAATCTCCCCGATCCCGCCGACGCGGAGTTGGAGACGATCAGGGTCGTAAACGCGTCCGCCGAGTGA
- a CDS encoding cyclic nucleotide-binding domain-containing protein, with protein MTKAIKLLTALPQPQRQSLMTLAREVSFPEDFHIFEAGGKADRFWVIRSGAVSLTQQVTPRHRVTVAGLGAGDLLGWSWLFPPYQWDFGAEAFSPVRAYEFDAAAVLRLCEEDQQLGMILVRSVAEILAHRLETTRGKLMEQYGTRRRGVL; from the coding sequence ATGACCAAAGCGATAAAACTGCTGACCGCACTGCCGCAGCCGCAGCGCCAGAGCCTGATGACGCTCGCCAGGGAGGTCTCCTTCCCCGAGGACTTCCACATCTTCGAAGCGGGCGGCAAGGCCGACCGCTTCTGGGTCATCCGCTCCGGGGCGGTCTCGCTGACCCAGCAGGTGACCCCCCGTCACCGCGTCACGGTCGCGGGACTCGGCGCGGGCGACCTGCTCGGCTGGTCCTGGCTGTTCCCGCCCTACCAGTGGGACTTCGGCGCGGAGGCCTTCAGCCCCGTGCGGGCCTACGAGTTCGACGCGGCGGCGGTGCTCCGGCTGTGCGAGGAGGACCAGCAGCTCGGCATGATCCTGGTCCGCAGCGTCGCCGAGATCCTCGCCCACCGGCTGGAGACGACCCGGGGCAAGCTCATGGAGCAGTACGGCACACGCCGACGTGGTGTTCTCTAG
- a CDS encoding MFS transporter translates to MDTGESSTDSRTPAADEAPPPRRGWRRWAMDTRPLRIPAYRRLWSSTIVTAVGSQLTAVAVPKQIYDITGSSAWVGAASMAGLLPLIAFALWGGAVADSMDRRKLLLITNSGIAVTSVLFWLQAVSGLDSVAALMVLLAVQQAFWGLNAPARNASIARLVPEAQLPAANALGSTVMQTGQVVGPLLAGVLIPVIGLPELYLIDAMALCVTVWAVYRLPSLPPLAAAAARRAGVREIAEGFRYISAHKVLLLSFLADIIAMVFGMPRALFPQLASETYAPYGEGLALGLLFAAIPIGAVVGGLLSGTFSRARRHGWMVIGAVVAWGVAITGFGLSGSLWVAVVFLAAAGVADMVSMVFRGAILLSAATDEMRGRMQGVFTVVVAGGPRLADVLHGTAGSAFGARPAVAGGGILVVAVMLTLAFAVPALRRYRV, encoded by the coding sequence GTGGACACCGGCGAGAGCAGTACCGATTCCAGGACACCGGCCGCGGACGAGGCGCCGCCGCCCCGGCGCGGCTGGCGTCGCTGGGCGATGGACACCCGCCCGCTGCGGATCCCGGCCTACCGCCGGCTGTGGAGCTCGACCATCGTCACGGCCGTCGGCAGCCAGCTCACCGCCGTCGCGGTGCCCAAGCAGATCTACGACATCACCGGCTCCTCCGCCTGGGTCGGCGCCGCGAGCATGGCCGGACTGCTGCCGCTGATCGCGTTCGCGCTGTGGGGCGGCGCGGTCGCCGACAGCATGGACCGCCGCAAGCTGCTGTTGATCACCAACAGCGGAATCGCCGTCACGTCGGTCCTGTTCTGGCTCCAGGCCGTCAGCGGGCTCGACTCGGTGGCGGCCCTGATGGTCCTGCTCGCGGTGCAGCAGGCGTTCTGGGGCCTGAACGCCCCGGCCCGCAACGCCTCCATCGCCCGTCTGGTCCCCGAGGCGCAGCTGCCCGCCGCCAACGCCCTCGGTTCCACCGTCATGCAGACCGGCCAGGTGGTGGGCCCCCTGCTCGCGGGTGTCCTGATCCCGGTGATCGGCCTGCCCGAGCTGTACCTCATCGACGCCATGGCGCTGTGCGTCACGGTGTGGGCGGTGTACCGGCTGCCCTCCCTGCCACCGCTCGCGGCCGCTGCGGCGCGTCGGGCCGGCGTCCGCGAGATCGCCGAGGGCTTCCGCTACATCTCCGCGCACAAGGTGCTGTTGCTGTCCTTCCTCGCCGACATCATCGCCATGGTCTTCGGCATGCCCCGGGCCCTGTTCCCGCAGCTCGCCTCCGAGACCTACGCCCCCTACGGCGAGGGGCTCGCGCTGGGCCTGCTGTTCGCGGCCATCCCGATCGGCGCGGTGGTCGGCGGGCTGCTCTCCGGCACCTTCTCGCGGGCCCGTCGGCACGGCTGGATGGTCATCGGCGCGGTCGTCGCCTGGGGCGTGGCCATCACCGGGTTCGGGCTGAGCGGCAGTCTGTGGGTCGCCGTGGTGTTCCTGGCCGCGGCCGGGGTGGCCGACATGGTTTCGATGGTCTTCCGCGGGGCGATCCTGCTCTCCGCCGCGACGGACGAGATGCGCGGCCGGATGCAGGGTGTCTTCACCGTCGTCGTCGCGGGCGGCCCCCGCCTCGCCGACGTCCTGCACGGCACCGCCGGCTCGGCCTTCGGCGCCCGGCCCGCGGTCGCCGGCGGCGGCATCCTGGTCGTCGCCGTCATGCTGACCCTGGCCTTCGCCGTCCCGGCGCTGCGCCGCTACCGCGTCTGA
- a CDS encoding LysE/ArgO family amino acid transporter gives MPASLSAAAAGFGTGLSLIVAIGAQNAFVLRQGIRRDAVLAVVGICALSDALLIALGVGGVGAVVVAWPGALTLVGWIGGGFLLCYGALAARRVVRPGESGLRAEGEATGSRKRAVLTCLAMTWLNPHVYLDTVFLLGSVAADRGPLRWTFGLGAVLASLCWFAALGFGARLLSRFLARPTAWRVLDGLVAATMVALGATLVAGA, from the coding sequence ATGCCCGCTTCCCTGTCCGCCGCTGCCGCAGGTTTCGGCACCGGCCTCTCGCTCATCGTCGCCATCGGCGCCCAGAACGCCTTCGTCCTGCGTCAGGGGATCCGCCGCGACGCCGTCCTCGCCGTCGTCGGCATCTGCGCCCTGTCCGACGCCCTCCTCATCGCTCTCGGCGTCGGCGGAGTCGGCGCGGTGGTGGTCGCCTGGCCGGGCGCGCTGACCCTGGTCGGCTGGATCGGGGGCGGATTCCTGCTCTGCTACGGCGCCCTCGCCGCCCGCCGGGTCGTCAGGCCGGGGGAGTCGGGCCTGCGGGCGGAGGGCGAGGCGACGGGCTCCCGGAAGCGCGCGGTGCTGACCTGTCTGGCGATGACCTGGCTCAACCCGCACGTCTACCTCGACACCGTGTTCCTGCTCGGATCCGTGGCCGCCGACCGCGGCCCGCTGCGCTGGACCTTCGGGCTCGGCGCCGTGCTCGCCAGTCTGTGCTGGTTCGCGGCGCTCGGCTTCGGGGCCCGGCTGCTCAGCCGCTTCCTCGCCAGGCCGACCGCCTGGCGCGTGCTTGACGGACTCGTCGCCGCCACGATGGTCGCCCTCGGCGCCACGCTGGTGGCCGGAGCGTGA
- a CDS encoding LysR family transcriptional regulator ArgP has product MMTELPLDQVRTLLAVVDEGTFDAAAAALHVTPSAVSQRVKALEQRTGRVLLVRTKPVRPTESGEVVVRFARQLARLERDALAELGMPGEGEVTRVSVAVNADSLATWFLGALTRVPERDRLCFELRREDETRTAELLREGLVMAAVTSSPEAVAGCSVRALGRMRYLAAASPGFVSRYLEGAPREGLAEAPVVTFDRSDDIQDGFLRQLGRGGASRVRHAVPASEGFVEAVALGLGWGMVPEIQAAALLREGRLISLVPDRPVDVPLYWQQWKLDSPALAAVAEAVAAAASERLT; this is encoded by the coding sequence ATGATGACCGAGCTCCCCCTGGACCAGGTGCGGACTCTGCTCGCGGTGGTCGACGAGGGCACGTTCGACGCCGCGGCCGCCGCTCTGCATGTGACCCCTTCGGCGGTGAGTCAGCGGGTGAAGGCGCTGGAGCAGCGCACGGGGCGGGTGCTGCTGGTGCGCACGAAGCCGGTGCGGCCGACCGAGTCGGGCGAGGTGGTGGTGCGGTTCGCCCGGCAGCTGGCCCGGCTGGAGCGGGACGCTCTCGCCGAGCTGGGCATGCCGGGCGAGGGGGAGGTGACCCGGGTCTCGGTCGCGGTGAACGCTGACTCCCTGGCGACCTGGTTCCTCGGGGCGCTCACGCGGGTTCCCGAACGGGATCGGCTGTGTTTCGAGCTCCGGCGCGAGGACGAGACCCGCACGGCGGAGCTGCTGCGGGAGGGGCTGGTGATGGCGGCGGTGACGTCATCGCCCGAGGCCGTGGCGGGGTGTTCCGTGCGGGCACTGGGGCGGATGCGGTATCTCGCCGCGGCTAGCCCCGGGTTCGTGTCGCGGTATCTCGAGGGGGCGCCGAGGGAGGGGCTCGCGGAGGCGCCGGTGGTGACGTTCGACCGGAGTGACGACATCCAGGACGGGTTCCTGCGGCAGCTGGGCCGCGGTGGGGCGAGCCGGGTGCGGCATGCGGTGCCGGCGTCGGAGGGGTTCGTGGAGGCGGTCGCACTGGGGCTGGGGTGGGGGATGGTGCCCGAGATTCAGGCGGCGGCATTGCTGCGCGAGGGGCGGCTGATCTCGCTGGTGCCGGATCGGCCGGTCGACGTGCCGTTGTACTGGCAGCAGTGGAAGCTGGACTCGCCCGCGCTGGCCGCGGTGGCGGAGGCGGTGGCGGCGGCCGCGTCGGAAAGGCTCACATGA
- a CDS encoding TetR/AcrR family transcriptional regulator, with protein sequence MPKPVVPEDRRRRRRPTRSGTVLSEGLIVETALRMLREHGSTGLTARRLGLALDADPSTLYRYFRGMDDLTLAIGDALIGQALEGWVPTGRWRHDLREVGLRIHAAYVAHPQAAVLTTSRVTGRANELAADEAVLDILRRAGFPLPDTVRIYHAFIDQTLAFAALDAASLALPSAALDADEGRWHSTYARLPEDRYPRISEAAPLLATRMVTSAYPTALDMLLDSAERELGRAP encoded by the coding sequence ATGCCGAAACCCGTGGTCCCCGAGGACAGGCGCCGTCGGCGCAGGCCCACCAGGAGCGGAACCGTGCTGTCCGAGGGGCTGATCGTCGAGACGGCTCTGCGGATGCTCCGCGAACACGGCAGCACCGGCCTCACCGCCCGCCGCCTGGGCCTGGCCCTGGACGCCGACCCGAGTACGCTCTACCGCTACTTCCGCGGCATGGACGACCTGACGCTGGCCATCGGCGACGCCCTGATCGGGCAGGCGCTGGAGGGCTGGGTGCCGACGGGGCGGTGGCGGCACGATCTGCGCGAGGTGGGCCTGCGCATCCACGCCGCGTACGTCGCTCATCCCCAGGCCGCCGTACTGACGACCAGCAGAGTCACCGGCCGGGCCAACGAACTGGCCGCGGACGAGGCGGTCCTGGACATCCTGCGCAGGGCGGGCTTCCCCCTCCCGGACACGGTGCGCATCTATCACGCCTTCATCGACCAGACGCTGGCTTTCGCGGCCCTGGACGCGGCGTCTCTGGCGCTGCCGAGTGCGGCTTTGGACGCCGATGAGGGCAGGTGGCACTCGACCTACGCTCGCCTGCCTGAAGACCGCTATCCGCGTATCTCGGAGGCTGCGCCCCTCCTGGCGACCCGCATGGTCACCAGCGCCTATCCGACGGCCTTGGACATGCTCCTGGACAGCGCTGAGAGGGAGCTGGGCCGCGCCCCGTAA
- a CDS encoding saccharopine dehydrogenase family protein, translating to MRVLLVGAGGVGTAITRIAARRPFFDVMVVADYDPVRAETAVTALGDRSDRFRAERVDASDESAVTALLERHACDVLLNATDPRFVMPLFRAARSAGAAYVDMAMSLSRPHPERPYEECGVKLGDEQFAQAEEWEKAGALALVGMGVEPGLSDVFARHAADELFDEIEEIGVRDGADLTVDGYDFAPSFSIWTTIEECLNPPVVYEADRGWFTTEPFSEPEVFDFPEGIGPVECVNVEHEEVLLVPRWVGARRVTFKYGLGRAFVETLKTLHLLGLDRTAPVTVPSAAGPVAVSPRDVVAACLPDPATLGERMHGKTCAGTWVKGVKDGAPREVYLYHVVDNQWSTAEYGCQAVVWQTAVNPVVALELLATGAWSGAGVLGPEAFPARPFLDLLTAYGSPWGMREQ from the coding sequence ATGCGTGTACTGCTCGTGGGAGCCGGGGGCGTCGGCACGGCCATCACCCGGATCGCTGCCCGGCGGCCGTTCTTCGACGTCATGGTCGTCGCCGACTACGACCCCGTCCGCGCCGAGACCGCGGTGACCGCGCTCGGCGACCGGTCCGACCGGTTCCGCGCCGAGCGCGTGGACGCGAGCGACGAGTCGGCCGTGACCGCCCTGCTGGAGCGGCACGCCTGCGACGTCCTGCTCAATGCCACCGACCCGCGATTCGTGATGCCCCTGTTCCGGGCGGCGCGCTCCGCCGGGGCGGCCTATGTCGACATGGCGATGTCCCTGTCGCGTCCACATCCCGAGCGGCCGTACGAGGAGTGCGGGGTCAAACTGGGCGACGAGCAGTTCGCGCAGGCCGAGGAGTGGGAGAAGGCGGGTGCTCTGGCCCTCGTCGGCATGGGTGTGGAGCCGGGTCTCTCGGACGTCTTCGCCCGGCACGCGGCCGACGAGCTCTTCGACGAGATCGAGGAGATCGGTGTCCGCGACGGCGCGGATCTCACCGTCGACGGCTACGACTTCGCCCCTTCCTTCAGCATCTGGACCACCATCGAGGAGTGCCTGAACCCTCCCGTGGTCTACGAGGCCGACCGCGGCTGGTTCACGACGGAACCCTTCAGCGAGCCGGAGGTCTTCGACTTCCCCGAGGGCATCGGCCCGGTCGAGTGCGTGAACGTGGAGCACGAGGAGGTCTTGCTCGTCCCCCGCTGGGTCGGTGCCCGCCGGGTCACCTTCAAGTACGGACTGGGCCGCGCGTTCGTGGAGACGCTGAAGACCCTGCACCTGCTGGGCCTGGACCGCACCGCGCCGGTGACCGTGCCGAGCGCCGCGGGGCCGGTCGCGGTCTCGCCCCGGGACGTGGTCGCCGCGTGTCTGCCCGATCCGGCGACGCTGGGCGAGCGGATGCACGGCAAGACCTGCGCGGGCACCTGGGTGAAGGGTGTCAAGGACGGGGCGCCGCGCGAGGTGTACCTCTACCACGTGGTCGACAACCAGTGGTCCACGGCGGAGTACGGCTGTCAGGCGGTGGTGTGGCAGACCGCCGTGAACCCGGTCGTCGCCCTCGAACTCCTCGCCACCGGCGCCTGGTCCGGCGCGGGCGTCCTCGGTCCGGAGGCCTTCCCGGCCCGCCCCTTCCTGGATCTGCTGACCGCGTACGGCTCCCCGTGGGGCATGCGGGAGCAGTGA
- a CDS encoding WhiB family transcriptional regulator yields the protein MDNWRTHAACRREDPDLFFPIGTTGPALVQTEQAKSVCRRCPVQEQCLQWALDTGQGIGVWGGTSETERRALVRRAAAARRRAG from the coding sequence ATGGACAACTGGCGAACCCATGCCGCGTGCCGCCGAGAGGACCCGGACCTCTTCTTCCCGATCGGCACCACCGGTCCCGCACTGGTCCAGACGGAGCAGGCCAAGTCCGTCTGCCGACGCTGCCCCGTCCAGGAGCAGTGTCTTCAGTGGGCCCTCGACACCGGGCAGGGCATCGGCGTCTGGGGCGGCACGAGCGAGACGGAACGCCGGGCACTCGTCCGGCGCGCGGCCGCCGCGCGGAGAAGGGCCGGCTGA
- a CDS encoding DUF6098 family protein, translated as MSVSDGLPVVRTLAELGSLTERHGQLYVRWSRGPEVDLASASSTDELTGVSLPGLSANPLDVEEWWQDRPVRLWVARRLYDYSHLPHEKGPDVRPWVLQGRERGRGPDNEPLVTDVRPMCWIDPRVIDEARAEVDRQENSWGPLRRTAR; from the coding sequence ATGAGCGTGTCGGACGGGTTGCCGGTGGTACGGACACTCGCTGAACTCGGGAGCCTGACCGAACGGCACGGGCAGCTGTACGTCCGTTGGTCACGCGGCCCCGAGGTGGACCTGGCCAGCGCGTCCAGCACCGACGAACTCACCGGCGTGTCGCTGCCGGGACTGTCGGCGAACCCGCTGGACGTGGAGGAGTGGTGGCAGGACCGACCCGTGCGGCTGTGGGTGGCCCGCCGTCTGTACGACTATTCGCACCTTCCGCACGAGAAGGGCCCGGACGTACGCCCGTGGGTCCTCCAGGGCCGCGAGCGGGGCCGGGGGCCGGACAACGAGCCGCTCGTCACGGACGTGCGGCCGATGTGCTGGATCGACCCCCGGGTGATCGACGAGGCGCGGGCCGAGGTGGACCGGCAGGAGAACTCCTGGGGTCCGCTGCGCCGCACGGCCCGCTGA
- a CDS encoding sensor histidine kinase produces the protein MSARIPLHKRLLVRLLITSGLIAVCSVAATAWLAVATTTQALREEQGQALADDMEVLAELSGYAATHPDWTGVAATVRELSAKTGRRIALVTPDRRSVADSAPRGTALPPSAAATVDPLRTDTYSERGAQIGGIDPRVVGPYRLTKGERAEIDANARKRRSCFARNGIETTIVHTPSGRAVLTEPDSTVQPSYVPDACADGVLNTPMPTEQKALDALQTGARACLTRNGLRADTPLSVGVGLAGTDLRSPSLAPTFVKPDAKEAREAQACLDDARRAQLDPYVAPVAELFLGTGDTPAVLFDMSPANKAKVVGTAGLVLAVTVAATALVATRLVRPLRALTAAAQQPPELHVRVPVTTRDETGILAAAFNDLTERRERLEAQRKAMVSDIAHELRSPLTNIRGWLEVTRDGVVDPDPALLASLHEEALVLQRVIDDLQDLAAADAGTLRLHREPVRCDELLQQVAAAHRVTAGAARVELRTDIDGEPWLDADPLRMRQALGNLVSNALRHTPAGGTVTLSARRDGDDIALAVADTGTGIAPDDLPHVFDRFWRAEKSRSRRTGGSGLGLPIVRHLVAAHGGTVEAASEPGIGSLFTLRMPGGQAPQPYA, from the coding sequence ATGAGCGCTCGTATACCCCTGCACAAGCGGCTGCTGGTCCGCCTGCTGATCACGTCCGGACTCATCGCCGTGTGCTCGGTGGCCGCCACCGCCTGGCTGGCCGTGGCGACCACCACCCAGGCCCTGCGCGAGGAACAGGGGCAGGCGCTCGCCGACGACATGGAAGTGCTCGCCGAGCTCAGCGGATACGCGGCGACCCACCCCGACTGGACCGGCGTGGCCGCCACCGTGCGGGAGCTGTCCGCGAAGACCGGCCGGCGCATCGCCCTCGTCACCCCCGACCGCAGATCCGTCGCCGACTCGGCCCCCCGCGGCACCGCCCTGCCGCCGAGCGCAGCCGCCACCGTCGACCCGCTGCGCACCGACACGTACAGCGAACGCGGCGCCCAGATCGGCGGCATCGACCCCCGAGTGGTCGGGCCGTACCGGCTCACGAAGGGGGAGCGTGCCGAGATCGACGCCAACGCGCGCAAACGCCGGTCCTGCTTCGCCCGCAACGGCATCGAGACCACCATCGTGCACACCCCGAGCGGCCGGGCGGTCCTCACCGAACCGGACAGCACCGTGCAGCCCTCCTATGTGCCCGACGCCTGCGCCGACGGGGTCCTGAACACGCCGATGCCCACGGAGCAGAAGGCCCTGGACGCACTCCAGACAGGGGCGCGCGCCTGTCTGACCCGCAACGGCCTGCGCGCCGATACACCGCTGAGTGTCGGCGTCGGCCTCGCGGGCACCGACCTCCGGTCCCCGTCACTGGCGCCCACGTTCGTCAAACCGGACGCGAAGGAGGCACGCGAGGCCCAGGCCTGCCTCGACGACGCCCGCCGCGCCCAGCTCGACCCCTACGTGGCCCCGGTGGCCGAACTCTTCCTGGGCACCGGGGACACGCCCGCGGTGCTGTTCGACATGTCCCCGGCCAACAAGGCCAAGGTCGTGGGCACCGCGGGGCTCGTGCTCGCCGTCACCGTCGCCGCGACCGCACTGGTCGCCACCCGGCTCGTGCGCCCGCTGCGCGCGCTGACCGCCGCGGCCCAGCAGCCGCCCGAACTCCATGTGCGCGTCCCCGTCACCACCCGCGACGAGACCGGCATCCTCGCCGCGGCCTTCAACGACCTGACCGAACGCCGCGAACGCCTGGAAGCCCAGCGCAAGGCGATGGTCAGCGACATCGCCCACGAACTCCGCAGCCCGCTCACCAACATCCGCGGCTGGCTGGAGGTCACCCGGGACGGCGTCGTCGACCCCGACCCCGCCCTGCTCGCCTCCCTGCACGAGGAGGCCCTCGTCCTCCAGCGCGTCATCGACGACCTCCAGGACCTCGCCGCCGCCGACGCCGGCACCCTGCGCCTGCACCGGGAGCCCGTCCGCTGCGACGAACTCCTCCAGCAGGTCGCCGCCGCCCACCGCGTCACCGCCGGCGCGGCCCGGGTCGAACTGCGCACCGACATCGACGGCGAGCCCTGGCTGGACGCCGACCCGCTCCGGATGCGGCAGGCGCTCGGCAACCTGGTCTCCAACGCCCTGCGCCACACCCCGGCCGGCGGCACGGTCACCCTGTCCGCGCGCCGGGACGGCGACGACATCGCCTTGGCGGTCGCCGACACCGGCACCGGCATCGCGCCGGACGACCTGCCCCACGTCTTCGACCGGTTCTGGCGCGCGGAGAAGTCCCGCAGCCGCCGTACCGGGGGATCGGGGCTCGGCCTCCCCATCGTCCGCCACCTGGTCGCCGCCCACGGCGGAACGGTCGAGGCGGCGAGCGAGCCCGGCATCGGCAGCCTCTTCACCCTGCGGATGCCCGGGGGCCAGGCGCCTCAGCCGTACGCCTGA
- a CDS encoding response regulator transcription factor, whose protein sequence is MCAHVLVAEDDEMQAELIRRSLLAEGHTATVVHDGRAALDAARRLAPDLVVLDLMLPVIDGFGVCRVLRRDEDIPVVMLTARSEEDDVLLGLELGADDYMTKPYSPRELMARIRTVLRRSGRGAVADRPEDPAVRAGGLAVDPVRHEVRCDGAPVECTPAEFEILLAMVAEPERVFSRRQLLEVTRGTDRASTERAVDVHIMNLRRKIEADPRRPVRLLTVFGVGYKLSGGRG, encoded by the coding sequence GTGTGCGCACATGTGCTGGTTGCCGAGGACGACGAGATGCAGGCCGAACTCATACGGCGCTCCCTGCTCGCGGAGGGCCACACCGCCACCGTGGTCCACGACGGGCGGGCCGCCCTGGACGCGGCCCGGCGGCTCGCCCCCGACCTCGTCGTCCTGGACCTGATGCTTCCGGTGATCGACGGCTTCGGCGTGTGCCGGGTGCTGCGCCGCGACGAGGACATTCCCGTCGTGATGCTCACCGCCCGGTCGGAGGAGGACGACGTCCTGCTGGGCCTGGAGCTGGGCGCCGACGACTACATGACCAAGCCGTACAGCCCGCGCGAACTGATGGCCCGTATCCGGACCGTCCTCAGGCGCAGTGGACGGGGCGCGGTCGCCGACCGGCCCGAGGATCCCGCCGTGCGCGCCGGAGGCCTGGCGGTGGATCCCGTACGGCACGAGGTGCGCTGTGACGGGGCGCCGGTGGAATGCACACCGGCCGAGTTCGAGATCCTCCTGGCCATGGTCGCCGAGCCGGAACGGGTCTTCTCGCGGCGGCAGTTGCTGGAGGTCACCCGGGGCACCGACCGGGCCTCCACCGAACGGGCCGTGGACGTGCACATCATGAACCTGCGCCGCAAGATCGAGGCCGACCCGCGCCGGCCGGTGCGGCTGCTGACGGTGTTCGGCGTGGGCTACAAGCTCAGCGGCGGCCGCGGATGA